AATTCTTCTTTTCTTTCAGGAAACTTGGCAATCAGTTCTTCTGTTTTCCGTCGCCATTCTTCGTATAATTTCTGAAACTCTTCTTCTTTAGACATTTCAATTCACTCCTTTAACTTTTGCTTATACATCTTCCTTTATTTCACTTGATGAGATTATTGAAAAGGGCTAAGGTTTTCCGTTATCATATATAAAAGAGTGACAAACGACTAGACTATGATGATTGAAGGAGGTATCCTCATGCTGCCTAAAAAACTGGTTAAAACCGTTGTCTACATTGTGATTGTGGCACTCATACTCTCCACGCTGCTGATGGGCGTTGGGCTGTTTATCTAACAAAGATCATCATAGCACGAAGCATTATGAAACGCTTTCAACATAGAGGAGGAGATAACCAGATCAGCCGATCTAGGTTATCTTTTTTATATCATGCAGCTCAAACTGAAACTCCTCCACAAATATGTTTTGGTAGAGATTGATGACTTCCTCCAGGTCTACCGAACGCCCCAACAGTTTGGACATGGAGGTTACCCCGTAGTCGCGGATGCCACAAGGGATAATGGATTCAAACATCGACAAATCGGTGTTGACGTTGAGAGCAAAACCATGACTAGTAATAAAGCTTTTGGACTGGCGGCCACGATTAAATTTAACACCAATCGCCGCTACTTTTTCATCCTGCACCCACACCCCCGTATAGGGCGGTTTGCGTCCCGCTTCAATGCCATAGTGGGACAGTGTTTTAATGATGGTTTCTTCCACCATGCGCAAATAAAGATGGGCATCATTTTTCCAGCGATTAAGCAGGATCAGAGGATAACCGACCAGCTGCCCGGGGCCGTGATAAGTAATATCCCCCCCGCGGTCAATATAGGCCAACTCAATCCCCCGTTGCTTGCACATCTCTGCGGAGATTAACAGATGCTCCTGTTGACCGCTGCGCCCAAAGGTGTAAACATGGTTATGTTCCAAGAGTAGCAGAGACGGCAGCCGTTCATGCCGGTCAATTTGAGCGACCCATTCCTTCTGTCTGTCCCACATAGGAAAATAGGGCTGTCTTTGTTTAAATATGTGTATTTCCAGCCTCTGTTCGTTCCAATTCATCCTGTATTCTCTCCTCACAGACCAGTCATCAGCAACGTTATCTTCATTATACCTTGTGACAACTAAACCGACTAGTCCGTCTACTTATCCGCAAAACATTTCTTATGATTTTTTGACCTTCAAGAACAAACGGGCATACTCCTCCTTCCGCCGGGCTTCCTCGGTCAGGATGGAATGAAGCACAAGATCGGCAAACATATCAGCAATTTGCCTGATGGTGTACGGACCATTTTCCCTATACCATTTATACGTCCAGTTGATCATGCCAAAAATGGCCATCGATGTGATCGGCACAGGCACCTCAGGACGAAACTCCCCTTGCTCAATCCCATCCTGAATCACCTTAAACATCATCTGTTTATACCGGTCCCGCTTCTGTTTG
This window of the Caldalkalibacillus uzonensis genome carries:
- the prli42 gene encoding stressosome-associated protein Prli42 — its product is MLPKKLVKTVVYIVIVALILSTLLMGVGLFI
- the lipB gene encoding lipoyl(octanoyl) transferase LipB — its product is MNWNEQRLEIHIFKQRQPYFPMWDRQKEWVAQIDRHERLPSLLLLEHNHVYTFGRSGQQEHLLISAEMCKQRGIELAYIDRGGDITYHGPGQLVGYPLILLNRWKNDAHLYLRMVEETIIKTLSHYGIEAGRKPPYTGVWVQDEKVAAIGVKFNRGRQSKSFITSHGFALNVNTDLSMFESIIPCGIRDYGVTSMSKLLGRSVDLEEVINLYQNIFVEEFQFELHDIKKIT